The Corallococcus caeni genome includes a region encoding these proteins:
- a CDS encoding type IV pilin protein: protein MMNRLFRKKGGFTLIELMIVVAIIGILAAIAIPNFIRFQAKSKQSEAKTNLKAIFTAQKSYFGEKDKYSTDFTVIGFDPEPANRYSYGLKTGCAAAQAVTARTASAGCIGQDSAKFVTAPGTKDAIAALGVQPAVTSCPNCSFSANAVGNVDNDAAGDAWGITSNPSGATLAGTCGVDTTLISAGEPGNAYNDVSCE from the coding sequence ATGATGAACCGTCTCTTCCGGAAGAAGGGTGGCTTCACCCTCATCGAGCTGATGATCGTGGTCGCCATCATCGGCATCCTGGCCGCCATCGCCATCCCGAACTTCATCCGCTTCCAGGCGAAGTCGAAGCAGTCCGAGGCCAAGACGAACCTCAAGGCCATCTTCACGGCGCAGAAGTCGTACTTCGGTGAGAAGGACAAGTACTCCACCGACTTCACGGTCATCGGTTTCGACCCGGAGCCCGCGAACCGCTACAGCTACGGCCTGAAGACGGGCTGCGCCGCCGCGCAGGCCGTTACCGCCCGCACCGCCTCCGCCGGCTGCATCGGCCAGGACTCGGCGAAGTTCGTCACCGCGCCGGGCACCAAGGACGCGATCGCGGCCCTGGGCGTGCAGCCTGCCGTGACGAGCTGCCCGAACTGCTCCTTCAGCGCGAACGCGGTCGGTAACGTCGACAACGACGCGGCCGGCGACGCGTGGGGCATCACCTCCAACCCGTCTGGCGCGACGCTGGCCGGCACCTGCGGCGTGGACACCACGCTCATCTCCGCCGGTGAGCCGGGCAACGCGTACAACGACGTGAGCTGCGAGTAG
- a CDS encoding tetratricopeptide repeat protein, translating to MVKVYLRFVPGVLLVALLSSPPRPVSRQGGGPLLPRPGLLKTLFRAQQGLVTDYFWILLLNRIGAASKPSEYRQIYDYADLVTDLDPGFWQAYFYSGITVPVHLGKGEYLNAAESSAILRKGLKHLPDNQRLSFQLAYNLMFFEKKYKEAADIIQELSRRPDAPPWYLALATRLYAQSGDFDSGLSLSMALRDGAEDNETREFYAHRVQEILQERVLRTVDEAITRYREREGHLPSNLPALVSSGDLDRLPEDPLGGRFFLGEDGRAYSDAVRFRMELIEDERTEDGERLVPKPRVTNHDESSQP from the coding sequence ATGGTGAAGGTGTACCTGCGATTCGTCCCGGGCGTGTTGTTGGTGGCGCTGCTGTCCTCGCCCCCCCGGCCCGTCTCCAGGCAGGGCGGTGGGCCCCTGCTGCCCCGGCCGGGGCTGCTCAAGACCCTCTTCCGCGCCCAGCAGGGGCTGGTCACGGACTACTTCTGGATCCTCCTGCTCAACCGCATCGGCGCGGCGTCGAAGCCTTCCGAGTACCGGCAGATCTACGACTACGCGGACCTGGTCACCGACCTGGATCCCGGCTTCTGGCAGGCCTACTTCTATTCAGGCATCACCGTGCCGGTCCACCTGGGCAAGGGCGAGTACCTGAACGCCGCGGAGTCGAGCGCCATCCTGCGCAAGGGGCTGAAGCACCTGCCGGACAACCAGCGGCTGTCGTTCCAGCTGGCGTACAACCTGATGTTCTTCGAGAAGAAGTACAAGGAAGCGGCGGACATCATCCAGGAGCTGTCGCGGCGGCCTGACGCTCCACCCTGGTACTTGGCGCTGGCCACGCGGCTGTACGCGCAGTCCGGCGACTTCGACAGCGGCCTGTCGCTCAGCATGGCCCTGCGCGACGGCGCGGAGGACAACGAGACGCGCGAGTTCTACGCGCACCGGGTGCAGGAGATCCTCCAGGAGCGGGTGCTGCGCACCGTCGACGAGGCCATCACCCGCTACCGCGAGCGCGAGGGCCACCTCCCCAGCAACCTGCCCGCGCTGGTCTCCTCGGGAGACCTGGACCGGCTTCCCGAGGATCCGCTGGGTGGCAGGTTCTTCCTGGGGGAAGATGGCCGCGCCTATTCCGACGCCGTGCGCTTCCGCATGGAGCTCATCGAGGATGAACGCACCGAGGACGGCGAGCGCCTGGTCCCCAAGCCCCGAGTCACGAACCATGACGAATCCTCTCAGCCCTGA
- a CDS encoding ABC transporter ATP-binding protein, whose translation MTNPLSPEAPPIQAQGLHKTYKVGFWFNRTVRALQSMDLRVDAGQIYGLLGPNGAGKSTTIKILMNLVRPSGGTARLFGRPVEDAATRRLVGFVPENPAPYEYLTGREFVTLAGQLAGLSGHELDGRVTEVMGAVEMAGAEKLQIRRYSKGMVQRVALAQALVGRPKLLILDEPTSGLDPLGRRQMRDLILAERAKGTTVLFCSHIIPDVESLCDRLAVLVGGRRVREGSVQELVSAQASSMEVVVEGMNSEQVRGLGIPLESVQALDGRVMLQVADVDSQRLLGGVLGAGGRVNRMQPARFSLEQLFMNALKESGRATSVGGEINT comes from the coding sequence ATGACGAATCCTCTCAGCCCTGAAGCCCCGCCCATCCAGGCGCAGGGGCTGCACAAGACCTACAAGGTCGGCTTCTGGTTCAACCGCACCGTGCGGGCCCTCCAGTCCATGGACCTGCGGGTGGATGCCGGGCAGATCTACGGACTGCTCGGGCCCAACGGCGCGGGCAAGTCCACGACCATCAAGATCCTGATGAACCTGGTGCGCCCCAGCGGCGGCACCGCGCGGCTCTTCGGGCGCCCCGTGGAGGACGCCGCCACGCGCAGGCTGGTGGGCTTCGTGCCGGAGAACCCCGCCCCCTACGAATACCTCACGGGCCGTGAGTTCGTGACGCTCGCGGGGCAGCTTGCGGGCCTGTCCGGGCACGAGCTGGACGGCCGCGTCACGGAGGTGATGGGCGCGGTGGAGATGGCGGGCGCGGAGAAGCTGCAAATCCGCCGCTACTCCAAGGGCATGGTGCAGCGCGTGGCCCTGGCGCAGGCGCTGGTGGGCCGGCCGAAGCTGCTCATCCTGGACGAGCCCACGAGCGGGCTGGATCCCCTGGGGCGCCGGCAGATGCGCGACCTCATCCTGGCCGAGCGGGCCAAGGGCACCACGGTGCTCTTCTGCAGCCACATCATCCCGGACGTGGAGTCGCTCTGCGACCGGCTGGCGGTGCTGGTGGGCGGCCGGCGGGTGCGCGAGGGCAGCGTGCAGGAGCTGGTGTCCGCGCAGGCCTCATCCATGGAGGTGGTGGTGGAGGGGATGAACTCCGAGCAGGTCCGGGGCCTGGGCATTCCGCTGGAGTCGGTGCAGGCCCTGGACGGCCGCGTGATGTTGCAGGTGGCGGACGTGGACAGCCAGCGGCTGCTGGGGGGCGTGCTGGGCGCGGGCGGACGGGTGAACCGGATGCAGCCGGCGCGCTTCTCGCTGGAGCAGCTGTTCATGAACGCGCTGAAGGAGTCAGGCCGCGCGACCAGCGTGGGCGGGGAGATCAACACGTGA
- a CDS encoding ABC transporter permease: MSAFSAMMWNGFREARRNRVTVVVGVFAAVVLLSSTLVTEVTVATFDRVLTDFGLGMMSMILVFLTIFLSSSLLSREIERRTIFLVVSKPVSRRQFLLARLAGNMLTLGVLLVAMTLIFLLELLLFGANITSTQLLASAGLWFELLILSSVGILFSSFAGPAVSAIATTGMYFTGHLTGDLYTLANRSESGAVQAIGKTLYYLLPNLERVNFRPQATYALQVDASTFFSGVGYSLAWTLVLITLAITIFERRDFR; the protein is encoded by the coding sequence GTGAGCGCCTTCAGCGCGATGATGTGGAATGGCTTTCGCGAGGCGCGCCGCAACCGGGTGACGGTGGTGGTGGGCGTGTTCGCCGCGGTGGTGCTGCTGTCCTCCACGCTGGTGACGGAGGTGACGGTCGCGACGTTCGACCGCGTGCTGACGGACTTCGGCCTGGGGATGATGAGCATGATCCTCGTCTTCCTCACCATCTTCCTGTCCAGCAGCCTGCTCAGCCGGGAGATTGAACGGCGCACCATCTTCCTGGTGGTGAGCAAGCCCGTGTCGCGCCGTCAGTTCCTGCTGGCGCGGCTGGCGGGCAACATGCTGACGCTGGGCGTGCTGCTGGTGGCGATGACGCTCATCTTCCTGCTGGAGCTGCTGCTCTTCGGCGCGAACATCACCTCCACGCAGCTGCTGGCGAGCGCGGGGCTGTGGTTCGAGCTGCTCATCCTCAGCAGCGTGGGCATCCTCTTCTCCAGCTTCGCCGGGCCGGCCGTGTCCGCCATCGCGACCACGGGCATGTACTTCACCGGGCACCTGACGGGGGACCTGTACACGCTCGCCAACCGCTCGGAGAGCGGCGCGGTCCAGGCGATTGGAAAGACGCTGTACTACCTGCTGCCCAACCTGGAGCGGGTGAACTTCCGGCCCCAGGCCACGTACGCGCTGCAGGTGGACGCGTCCACGTTCTTCTCCGGCGTGGGCTACAGCCTGGCGTGGACGCTGGTGCTGATCACCCTGGCCATCACCATCTTCGAGCGGCGCGACTTCCGCTAG
- a CDS encoding YfhO family protein, whose translation MSDQERGAAVGRWGWVAVAALLWGLFFFRAFSTSGVFMGGDTLRDFYPMRHYWASRVLAFEFPDWLPYDGLGQSFPGIFITGTFHPMLWLHLVLPLGLAAKVTLLTCFPLALGGTYALVRAWEVPRAGALFAGVTFAFCGYLVCSTGNPKYLQAASTLPGALWLALRFLRQPGLPRLTLAGMGLALLAFAGDAQAFVMANALVVCVAALDPHAGPWRRRAGACALLILAGGLLAAPQLLPAAALTAASEPGARSLGEAQRFSLHPLRLWELFLGPFLADAEGTQGIPYAVVTHLVPSGGFGRAWVDSVYLGVPACVLALAGGVASVRRWRTWAFVALWALLLALCLGDALPVYGWAYHLVPFWRPFRYPEKLVPLVSLGLAVAAGLGWKRCLGEGGAVRAVVGVGLLVALPCAGLALAEGGRQWWSEHWLRPRWPDVPGPVLQGLSDNVVATAATAALLAFACAALALLRERPVPRGALLVALQWGALMRANEPLYQLSPAELLSTPPPFVEHIRAAVPPGERVRVASSLRETAPPRLPGLSYNDSLHLTLLSALAPDMVALWGLDSANEYLPGVSSRVRQLKVDRMQWFTRLAPRLGTRFLACATSEYAALAPRLSARSTIAEPVLGLTLVEYADSMPRVYLARPECVADRDAAARRMLSATLPPPDVAIVECTAPLPAAPEGPLGPVRVAPGTPEHLTLEVEARAPAVLVVNDALQPGWRATVDGQDVPILPANVAVRAVAVPAGRHVVELHYRTPGLTAGLVVGAAAWLGLLLACLGTRFVPRRRQAAP comes from the coding sequence ATGAGCGACCAGGAGCGCGGGGCAGCGGTCGGGCGGTGGGGCTGGGTCGCGGTGGCCGCGCTGCTGTGGGGCCTCTTCTTCTTCCGGGCGTTCTCCACGTCCGGCGTCTTCATGGGCGGAGACACGCTGCGGGATTTCTATCCCATGCGGCACTACTGGGCCTCGCGCGTCCTGGCGTTCGAGTTCCCCGACTGGCTCCCCTACGACGGCCTGGGCCAGTCCTTCCCCGGCATCTTCATCACCGGGACGTTCCACCCGATGCTGTGGCTGCACCTCGTGCTGCCGCTCGGGCTCGCCGCCAAGGTGACGCTCCTCACGTGCTTCCCCCTGGCGCTGGGCGGCACGTACGCCCTGGTCCGCGCGTGGGAGGTCCCCCGCGCCGGCGCGCTCTTCGCCGGCGTGACGTTCGCGTTCTGCGGCTACCTCGTCTGCAGCACCGGCAACCCCAAGTACCTCCAGGCGGCGAGCACGCTGCCCGGCGCGCTCTGGCTCGCGCTGCGCTTCCTGCGTCAGCCGGGGCTGCCGCGGCTGACGCTCGCGGGCATGGGGCTGGCCCTGCTGGCGTTCGCCGGGGACGCCCAGGCCTTCGTCATGGCCAATGCCCTCGTCGTGTGCGTGGCGGCCCTGGACCCGCACGCGGGGCCGTGGCGCCGGCGCGCGGGGGCGTGCGCGCTGCTCATCCTGGCGGGAGGCCTGCTGGCCGCGCCCCAGCTGCTGCCCGCCGCAGCGCTCACCGCGGCCTCGGAGCCGGGCGCGCGCTCGCTCGGGGAGGCGCAGCGCTTCTCGCTCCACCCGCTGCGGCTCTGGGAGCTCTTCCTGGGGCCCTTCCTCGCGGACGCGGAGGGCACGCAGGGCATCCCCTATGCCGTGGTGACGCACCTGGTCCCCTCCGGCGGGTTCGGCCGCGCCTGGGTGGACTCGGTGTACCTGGGCGTGCCCGCCTGCGTGCTGGCGCTCGCGGGCGGGGTCGCTTCGGTCCGGCGGTGGCGCACGTGGGCGTTCGTGGCGCTCTGGGCGCTGCTGCTCGCGCTCTGCCTGGGGGACGCGTTGCCGGTGTACGGCTGGGCCTATCACCTGGTCCCGTTCTGGAGGCCCTTCCGCTACCCGGAGAAGCTGGTGCCGCTCGTCTCCCTGGGGCTGGCGGTCGCCGCCGGCCTGGGGTGGAAGCGGTGCCTGGGCGAAGGCGGAGCGGTCCGCGCCGTCGTCGGGGTGGGGCTGCTCGTGGCGCTGCCGTGCGCGGGGCTCGCGCTGGCGGAGGGAGGCCGCCAGTGGTGGAGCGAGCACTGGCTGCGCCCCCGCTGGCCGGACGTCCCCGGGCCCGTGCTCCAGGGGTTGTCCGACAACGTCGTCGCCACCGCGGCCACGGCGGCGCTGCTCGCGTTCGCCTGCGCGGCGCTGGCCCTCCTGCGCGAGCGCCCCGTCCCGCGCGGCGCGCTGCTCGTGGCCCTCCAGTGGGGCGCGCTCATGAGGGCCAACGAGCCGCTCTACCAGCTGTCCCCGGCGGAGCTGCTGAGCACGCCGCCGCCCTTCGTCGAGCACATCCGCGCGGCAGTCCCCCCGGGAGAGCGCGTCCGGGTGGCCTCGTCGCTGCGCGAGACCGCTCCGCCGCGCCTTCCCGGCCTCAGCTACAACGACAGCCTGCACCTGACGCTGCTGTCCGCCCTGGCCCCGGACATGGTGGCGCTGTGGGGCCTGGACAGCGCGAACGAGTACCTGCCCGGGGTCAGCTCCCGCGTGCGCCAGCTCAAGGTGGACCGGATGCAATGGTTCACGCGGCTCGCGCCCCGCCTGGGCACCCGGTTCCTCGCCTGCGCCACGTCGGAGTACGCGGCCCTGGCCCCCCGGCTGTCCGCGCGAAGCACCATCGCGGAGCCCGTGCTGGGCCTGACGCTGGTGGAGTACGCGGACTCCATGCCGCGCGTCTACCTGGCCCGTCCCGAGTGCGTCGCGGACCGGGACGCGGCCGCGCGGCGGATGCTGTCCGCCACGCTCCCGCCGCCGGACGTCGCCATCGTGGAGTGCACGGCCCCGCTGCCCGCCGCGCCGGAAGGGCCCCTGGGGCCGGTGCGCGTCGCCCCGGGCACCCCGGAGCACCTCACCCTGGAGGTGGAGGCGCGCGCCCCCGCCGTCCTCGTCGTCAACGACGCCCTCCAGCCCGGCTGGCGCGCGACGGTGGACGGGCAGGACGTGCCCATCCTGCCCGCCAACGTGGCGGTCCGCGCGGTGGCGGTCCCCGCCGGCCGTCACGTGGTGGAGCTCCACTACCGCACGCCCGGCCTGACGGCGGGGCTCGTCGTGGGCGCGGCGGCGTGGCTGGGGCTCCTGCTGGCCTGCCTGGGGACGCGCTTCGTCCCCAGGCGGCGGCAGGCGGCGCCCTAG
- a CDS encoding tetratricopeptide repeat protein has translation MLPPSSRPPLPRPAVQYALVALAALLVFAGTLANGFVYDDNQLVLENPWPRSLAGVQEAFGQPLFGFLESSTAQDPRHHYYRPLMHVFVFVLRQGFGLQAWAYHLALMLGHAAVSVLVLWLLRACLSPARSTSGEGAGAGTWAALGGALLFALHPVHTEAVAWVSGAMDVGMTLAVLVAARLWLPAPATAPRALGAAAVWLVGLLFKETAFVLPALLWALERATASAQARGGWGAQARRFGLLGLGGAAYGVLRLAAMGGALPGHSAPPTAAGLASVFAFPADLGGKLVWPVPLAVLSPGGLVESWADPRVPAGALLVAALLALAVWAWRREQRVAQAGLFWLGLPAAPALALQARGVDAYAERYLYLPSIGFVLCVALALRAGLLRWPDRARMLGLVSGGVLAAFALLTLVYVPVWRDDLTLWTYVEETVVEQPLIHSSLGNLHLNAGRVDEAIPHLEVAARGLPREFRVHNNLAVAYAKTGRFGDARRELERTARLMPDNPVAWHNLGLVSRREGDLEKAIAYFRDALRLAPRRVDSLLELGRTLLRAGRTAEAVAPLEEALRLEPGLEPARKALAEARAAASPPPR, from the coding sequence ATGCTGCCGCCTTCCTCGCGTCCCCCCCTCCCGCGTCCCGCCGTCCAGTACGCCCTGGTGGCGCTGGCCGCGCTGCTCGTGTTCGCCGGCACGCTGGCGAACGGCTTCGTCTACGACGACAACCAGCTCGTGCTGGAGAACCCGTGGCCCCGCTCCCTGGCGGGGGTGCAAGAGGCCTTCGGCCAGCCGCTGTTCGGCTTCCTGGAGTCCTCCACCGCGCAGGACCCGCGGCACCACTACTACCGGCCGCTGATGCACGTGTTCGTCTTCGTGCTGCGGCAGGGCTTCGGGCTCCAGGCGTGGGCCTATCACCTGGCGCTGATGCTCGGGCACGCCGCGGTGTCGGTGCTGGTCCTCTGGCTCTTGCGCGCGTGCCTGTCCCCCGCGCGCTCCACGTCCGGCGAGGGCGCGGGGGCGGGCACGTGGGCCGCGCTGGGCGGCGCGCTGCTCTTCGCCCTGCACCCCGTGCACACGGAGGCGGTGGCGTGGGTGAGCGGCGCCATGGACGTGGGCATGACGCTGGCGGTGCTGGTGGCGGCGCGGCTGTGGCTGCCAGCCCCCGCGACGGCGCCCCGGGCGCTGGGGGCCGCTGCCGTGTGGCTGGTGGGGCTGCTCTTCAAGGAGACCGCCTTCGTCCTGCCCGCGCTCTTGTGGGCGCTGGAGCGCGCCACGGCCTCCGCGCAGGCGCGGGGCGGCTGGGGCGCGCAGGCGCGGCGCTTCGGCCTGCTGGGGCTGGGCGGGGCGGCGTACGGAGTACTCCGGCTCGCGGCCATGGGGGGCGCGCTCCCCGGCCACAGCGCACCGCCGACGGCGGCGGGGCTCGCGAGTGTGTTCGCGTTCCCGGCGGACCTGGGGGGCAAGCTCGTGTGGCCCGTGCCGCTGGCGGTGCTGTCGCCCGGCGGGCTGGTGGAGTCCTGGGCGGATCCGCGCGTGCCGGCGGGGGCGCTGCTCGTGGCGGCACTGCTGGCGCTGGCCGTGTGGGCCTGGCGCCGGGAGCAGCGGGTGGCCCAGGCCGGCCTCTTCTGGCTGGGCCTGCCCGCGGCGCCAGCGCTGGCGCTCCAGGCGCGGGGCGTGGACGCCTACGCCGAGCGCTACCTGTACCTGCCTTCCATCGGCTTCGTGCTCTGCGTGGCCCTGGCGCTGCGCGCGGGGCTCCTGCGCTGGCCCGACCGCGCCCGCATGCTGGGGCTCGTGTCCGGGGGCGTGCTCGCGGCCTTCGCGCTGCTGACGCTGGTGTACGTGCCGGTCTGGCGCGACGACCTGACGCTCTGGACCTACGTGGAGGAGACGGTGGTGGAGCAGCCGCTCATCCACTCCAGCCTGGGCAACCTGCACCTCAACGCCGGGCGCGTGGACGAAGCCATCCCCCACCTGGAGGTCGCCGCCCGGGGCCTCCCCCGTGAGTTCCGCGTCCACAACAACCTGGCCGTGGCGTACGCGAAGACGGGCCGGTTCGGCGACGCCAGGCGGGAGCTGGAGCGCACGGCGCGCCTCATGCCGGACAACCCCGTCGCGTGGCACAACCTGGGGCTCGTGTCGCGAAGGGAAGGGGACCTGGAGAAGGCCATCGCGTACTTCCGTGACGCGCTCCGGCTGGCGCCCCGGCGCGTGGATTCGCTGCTGGAGCTGGGCCGCACGCTGCTGCGGGCCGGCCGCACGGCGGAGGCCGTCGCCCCGCTGGAAGAGGCCCTCCGGCTGGAGCCGGGCCTCGAGCCCGCGCGCAAGGCCCTGGCGGAAGCCCGGGCCGCGGCATCCCCGCCACCGCGCTGA
- a CDS encoding sigma-54-dependent transcriptional regulator, whose translation MTALPHEGGPRGHVLVVDDELSMREYLEILLVREGYAVTSVPGVEPARAVLEKDQVDLVISDMKLGPAGSGLDVLRTARSRKEPPEVVLITAFGTPSSAVEAMREGAYDYICKPFDNEELRLLVHKALEKRALRQENSTLKARLLPGLGGLLVGTSPRMRALWQLVEKVAPGRSTVLVTGESGTGKELVARAVHLRGHRAAQPFLPFNCAALNEGVLESELFGHMRGAFTGATHERPGLLVSAGEGTVMLDEVGEMPLSTQVKLLRVLQERKVKPVGSAAEIPFQARVIAATNRRLEAEVKAGRFREDLFYRLNVITLELPPLRERSEDIPPLATHFLSRLAEELGRPGLRFAPETLALMERYAFPGNVRQLQNMVERAATLSDSDVLGPGTLPPSVRGEAEPQARAGDGGEPVLGQGFNLERHLDDHERRHLLAALKQAQGVKTRAAELLGLSFRSFRYRLAKHGLTDELEEPGGTRVG comes from the coding sequence GTGACGGCGCTCCCCCATGAGGGAGGTCCGCGTGGCCACGTGCTGGTGGTGGACGACGAGCTGTCCATGCGCGAGTACCTGGAGATATTGCTCGTGCGCGAGGGCTACGCGGTGACGAGCGTGCCCGGCGTGGAGCCCGCCCGCGCGGTGCTGGAGAAGGACCAGGTGGACCTGGTCATCTCCGACATGAAGCTGGGCCCGGCGGGCAGCGGCCTGGACGTGCTTCGGACGGCGCGCTCGCGCAAGGAGCCGCCGGAGGTGGTGCTCATCACCGCCTTCGGCACGCCGTCCTCCGCGGTGGAGGCCATGCGCGAGGGCGCGTACGACTACATCTGCAAGCCCTTCGACAACGAGGAGCTGCGGCTCTTGGTGCACAAGGCGCTGGAGAAGCGCGCCCTGCGCCAGGAGAACAGCACGCTGAAGGCGCGGCTCTTGCCCGGGCTGGGCGGGCTGCTCGTGGGGACCAGCCCCCGCATGCGCGCGCTGTGGCAGCTGGTGGAGAAGGTGGCGCCAGGGCGCAGCACGGTGCTGGTGACGGGGGAGAGCGGCACCGGCAAGGAGCTGGTGGCCAGGGCCGTCCACCTGCGGGGCCACCGCGCCGCGCAGCCCTTCCTGCCCTTCAACTGCGCGGCCCTCAACGAGGGCGTGCTGGAGAGCGAGCTCTTCGGGCACATGCGCGGTGCCTTCACGGGCGCCACGCACGAGCGGCCGGGCCTGCTCGTCTCCGCGGGCGAGGGCACGGTGATGCTGGACGAGGTGGGGGAGATGCCCCTCTCCACGCAGGTGAAGCTGTTGCGCGTGCTGCAGGAGCGCAAGGTGAAGCCGGTGGGCAGCGCGGCGGAGATTCCCTTCCAGGCGCGCGTCATCGCGGCCACCAACCGCCGGCTGGAGGCGGAGGTGAAGGCGGGCCGCTTCCGCGAGGACCTCTTCTACCGGCTCAACGTCATCACGCTGGAGCTGCCCCCCTTGCGCGAGCGCTCGGAGGACATCCCGCCCCTGGCGACGCACTTCCTGTCGCGGCTGGCGGAGGAGCTGGGGCGCCCGGGCCTGCGCTTCGCGCCGGAGACGCTGGCGCTGATGGAGCGCTACGCCTTTCCGGGCAACGTGCGCCAGCTGCAGAACATGGTGGAGCGCGCGGCCACGCTGTCGGACTCGGACGTGCTGGGCCCCGGGACGCTGCCGCCCTCCGTGCGCGGCGAGGCGGAGCCCCAGGCCCGCGCGGGCGACGGGGGAGAGCCGGTGCTGGGCCAGGGCTTCAACCTGGAGCGGCACCTGGACGACCATGAGCGCCGGCACCTGCTGGCCGCGCTCAAGCAGGCGCAAGGGGTGAAGACGCGCGCCGCGGAGCTCCTGGGCCTGTCCTTCCGCTCCTTCCGCTACCGGCTGGCGAAGCACGGCCTCACGGACGAGCTGGAAGAGCCCGGCGGGACGCGTGTCGGCTGA
- a CDS encoding two-component system sensor histidine kinase NtrB: protein MVLFRTVAASLSLVVTVARLLTQPAQEPSRADSLSFAVIAGAYVLTVVTGLRLRRGTAGRLDATVTVVGDVLIATGLVYLSGGADSPLTFLYSLAVIGAAVVLDWRGALVAAAVSTFAFTMLLLITRLTTPVDAVAVPAARVLFVLGSNALALVLIAVLSGYLSRQLSATGGALSQSEADLRRLGRLQQLILSSMPSGLVTCDAQRHVTFVNSAAHAILHVEDDATVVGLPLENLLPGVSTLAPRSTRGELRVRTPGGNRVLGLSVSPLEGEAGALLIVFQDLTELRRMEEDLKRTDRLASLGALSAQLAHEIRNPLAAMRGSAQLLAQEQSGDAVVTKLTGILTREADRLARLVEDFLRFARPPEPQRRPVALDALLSETVDMLRADPLAREVQMEVRAPEALTAPVDPDQLRQVLINLLRNGFQAAGPQGTVRVALARAEKEAQIRVWDSAGSITEEMMGHLFEPFFTTRSGGTGLGLSTAHSIIRAHGGSIRVTSHPAEGTEFLVGLPL, encoded by the coding sequence CTGGTGTTGTTCCGCACCGTCGCGGCGAGCCTGTCGCTCGTGGTGACGGTGGCGAGGCTCCTGACGCAGCCCGCGCAGGAGCCCAGCCGGGCGGACTCGCTGTCGTTCGCGGTCATCGCGGGCGCCTACGTCCTCACGGTGGTGACGGGCCTGCGGCTGCGCCGGGGCACCGCGGGGCGGCTGGACGCCACGGTGACGGTGGTGGGCGACGTGCTCATCGCCACCGGGCTCGTCTACCTGAGCGGCGGCGCGGACTCGCCGCTGACGTTCCTCTACAGCCTGGCCGTGATTGGCGCGGCGGTGGTGCTGGACTGGCGCGGCGCGCTGGTGGCCGCGGCCGTGTCCACGTTCGCGTTCACGATGCTGCTGCTCATCACCCGGCTCACCACGCCGGTGGACGCGGTGGCGGTGCCCGCGGCGCGCGTGCTCTTCGTGCTGGGCAGCAACGCGCTGGCGCTGGTGCTCATCGCCGTGCTGTCCGGCTACCTGTCGCGCCAGCTGTCCGCGACGGGCGGCGCGCTGTCCCAGAGCGAGGCGGACCTGCGCCGGCTGGGGCGGCTGCAGCAGCTCATCCTGTCCTCCATGCCGTCGGGGCTGGTCACCTGCGACGCCCAGCGGCACGTCACCTTCGTCAACTCGGCGGCCCACGCCATCCTCCACGTGGAGGACGACGCCACCGTGGTGGGGCTGCCCCTGGAGAACCTGCTGCCGGGCGTGTCCACGCTGGCGCCGCGCTCCACCCGGGGGGAGCTGCGCGTGCGGACGCCCGGCGGCAACCGGGTGCTGGGGCTGTCGGTGTCGCCGCTGGAGGGCGAGGCGGGCGCGCTGCTCATCGTCTTCCAGGACCTCACGGAGCTGCGCCGCATGGAGGAGGACCTGAAGCGCACGGACCGGCTGGCCAGCCTGGGCGCGCTGTCCGCGCAGCTGGCGCATGAAATCCGCAACCCGCTCGCGGCCATGCGCGGCTCCGCGCAGCTCCTGGCCCAGGAGCAGTCCGGCGACGCGGTGGTGACCAAGCTCACCGGCATCCTCACGCGGGAGGCGGACCGGCTGGCGCGGCTGGTGGAGGACTTCCTGCGCTTCGCGCGCCCGCCGGAGCCCCAGCGCCGGCCGGTGGCGCTGGACGCGCTCCTGTCGGAGACGGTGGACATGCTGCGCGCGGACCCCCTGGCCCGCGAGGTCCAGATGGAGGTGCGGGCCCCGGAGGCGCTGACGGCGCCGGTGGATCCGGATCAGCTGCGCCAGGTGCTCATCAACCTGCTGCGCAACGGCTTCCAGGCGGCGGGCCCCCAGGGGACCGTCCGGGTGGCGCTGGCGCGGGCGGAGAAGGAAGCGCAGATTCGCGTGTGGGACTCGGCCGGCAGCATCACGGAGGAGATGATGGGACACCTGTTCGAGCCGTTCTTCACCACCCGCAGCGGCGGCACCGGCCTGGGGCTGTCCACGGCGCACTCCATCATCCGCGCGCACGGCGGCAGCATCCGCGTGACGTCCCACCCGGCCGAAGGCACCGAGTTCCTCGTGGGGCTGCCGCTGTGA